A window of Pirellula sp. SH-Sr6A contains these coding sequences:
- a CDS encoding DDE-type integrase/transposase/recombinase, translating into MDRKEIAQKTVTAVFFNSIPCDLSVAPTSSAVIAPKRQQNSYDHRLRELVFQSGRTETAKRIGVPRSTIHGWTKARPRPVVTLVAKDDYVASLERRVYLLERRTARLRALLRLCVVLFRLWGFSLTYQRLPQGSDKEKLLRVIDHASLFVRLPRLLACIGLSSSRYYDWKNAQECGLDDVSSCPRSLPGQMTATERSEMRSMVQSEDYRHLSVGSIARLASRLGKVYACTSTWYRAIQNGNWIRSRKRIYPPKPRIGLRATKPNEYWHVDTTIVRLLDGSRVYLHAILDNFSRRILAWRLNSTFETGTTAELLKEAAKGLPENTVPSAVMDSGVENVNGSVNELVSDGTIRRILAQVDIVESNSMIEAWWRQLKHQWLYLNELESANSVRKFVAFYVEQHNSVVPHFAFQGQTPDEMHFGTGANVPVDLKEKRATARTARLAHNRALSCDLCRAKTSEPALVSLQNNTS; encoded by the coding sequence ATGGACAGAAAAGAAATAGCTCAAAAGACAGTTACAGCTGTCTTCTTCAACTCCATTCCGTGCGACCTCAGCGTCGCACCAACTTCCTCTGCTGTGATCGCACCTAAACGCCAACAGAACTCGTATGACCATCGTCTGCGGGAGTTGGTCTTTCAATCTGGAAGAACGGAGACCGCGAAACGAATCGGTGTGCCGCGATCTACCATCCATGGCTGGACTAAGGCTCGACCTCGACCGGTCGTGACACTGGTTGCAAAAGATGATTATGTCGCGAGCCTCGAAAGGCGGGTCTACCTTCTCGAGCGGCGCACAGCACGATTGAGAGCTTTACTTCGACTATGCGTTGTCTTGTTTCGGCTATGGGGTTTTTCGCTTACCTACCAACGCTTGCCTCAGGGGAGCGACAAAGAAAAACTCCTCCGAGTCATCGACCATGCAAGCCTCTTCGTTCGATTGCCGAGATTACTTGCCTGCATTGGACTCTCTTCTTCACGCTACTACGATTGGAAGAACGCGCAAGAATGTGGACTCGATGATGTCTCGTCTTGTCCCAGATCTTTGCCAGGGCAAATGACTGCGACGGAACGCTCCGAAATGCGATCGATGGTGCAGTCTGAAGACTATCGTCATCTCAGCGTCGGATCAATCGCTCGGTTGGCCTCGCGACTGGGAAAGGTCTACGCTTGTACCTCGACTTGGTACCGAGCGATTCAAAATGGAAATTGGATCCGGTCTCGCAAACGCATCTACCCACCGAAACCTCGAATCGGCTTACGAGCTACGAAGCCGAACGAATATTGGCATGTCGATACAACCATTGTTCGATTGCTCGATGGCAGCCGCGTGTACCTTCACGCAATTCTCGACAACTTCTCGCGCCGCATTCTCGCATGGAGATTGAATAGCACCTTTGAAACAGGTACGACAGCGGAACTCCTCAAGGAAGCAGCGAAGGGACTCCCCGAAAACACAGTACCCTCTGCTGTTATGGACTCGGGCGTTGAAAACGTGAATGGCTCGGTAAATGAGCTTGTTTCTGATGGCACCATCCGACGTATCCTTGCGCAGGTCGATATTGTGGAATCGAACAGTATGATCGAAGCCTGGTGGCGTCAGCTGAAGCACCAGTGGTTGTATTTGAACGAACTTGAAAGTGCGAATTCGGTTCGCAAGTTTGTTGCCTTTTACGTCGAGCAGCACAACTCGGTCGTGCCCCATTTTGCCTTCCAAGGGCAGACACCCGACGAGATGCACTTTGGGACCGGAGCGAATGTTCCGGTGGACCTTAAAGAGAAGCGAGCAACAGCGAGAACTGCGAGGTTAGCGCACAATCGCGCTCTGAGCTGTGATTTATGTAGAGCAAAAACCAGCGAACCAGCACTTGTATCACTCCAAAACAACACGAGCTAA
- a CDS encoding Rpn family recombination-promoting nuclease/putative transposase, which yields MNEPPKKDEDERFMPGDDSSEVVQTPFDRLLSRTLMQKESAQELVRSHLPPEFVAHLKPETLEQADTSFIDANLKRRFADRLFKVEMIDETARELGMESPHVHLLVLVDHKSAPDKHTVIQMLGYMVRIWEHSVENSLPVIPIIPWVIYNGVRPWTVAKSLSELIPIPESWKRYVPGMEIPILDVSRMKDSDMAGEPILHITFTLLKYGRDEELAAVLRQVFRSVAGQFEGNRASTLLDTIRKYVMSVNPIVGENEVQGIFAEFWPVKPEPGSVADQLLTKGRQEGRQEGRQEGRQEGRQEGRQEGRQEGRQEGRQEGEIRLIRTLESILGVESEATDLAGKSLEELQEITESLQDRIHRRGG from the coding sequence ATGAACGAGCCACCAAAAAAAGATGAGGACGAACGCTTCATGCCGGGTGATGACTCAAGCGAAGTCGTCCAAACGCCTTTCGATCGATTGCTGTCGCGGACGCTGATGCAAAAGGAGTCCGCGCAGGAATTGGTGCGATCCCATCTTCCTCCCGAGTTTGTGGCGCATCTGAAGCCGGAGACGCTAGAGCAAGCCGACACCAGCTTCATCGACGCCAATCTCAAACGGAGGTTTGCCGATCGCTTGTTCAAGGTAGAGATGATCGACGAAACGGCGCGAGAACTGGGGATGGAAAGCCCTCACGTTCATTTGCTTGTGCTGGTAGATCACAAGAGTGCACCCGACAAGCACACCGTTATCCAGATGCTTGGCTACATGGTCCGCATTTGGGAGCACAGCGTGGAAAACAGCTTACCGGTGATTCCCATCATTCCCTGGGTAATCTACAACGGCGTGCGGCCTTGGACGGTGGCCAAGAGCCTCTCCGAGCTCATTCCGATCCCGGAGTCTTGGAAGCGTTATGTGCCGGGAATGGAGATTCCGATTCTCGACGTGAGTCGAATGAAGGATTCGGATATGGCCGGGGAGCCAATTTTGCATATCACGTTTACTCTGTTAAAATACGGAAGAGATGAGGAATTGGCGGCTGTGCTGAGGCAAGTCTTCCGAAGCGTCGCAGGTCAGTTCGAAGGCAACCGGGCATCGACGTTGCTCGACACGATAAGGAAGTATGTTATGTCCGTGAATCCGATCGTAGGCGAAAACGAAGTCCAAGGGATATTTGCAGAATTCTGGCCCGTAAAACCCGAGCCAGGCTCCGTCGCTGACCAATTGCTCACGAAAGGGCGTCAGGAGGGACGACAGGAGGGACGACAGGAGGGACGACAGGAGGGACGACAGGAGGGACGTCAGGAGGGACGTCAGGAGGGACGACAGGAAGGGCGTCAGGAGGGCGAGATTAGATTGATCCGTACTCTCGAGTCCATCCTAGGTGTGGAGTCTGAGGCAACGGACCTTGCTGGTAAGAGCCTTGAGGAACTTCAAGAGATCACAGAGTCCCTCCAGGATCGCATCCACCGGCGTGGCGGCTGA
- a CDS encoding DDE-type integrase/transposase/recombinase codes for MGLRATKPNEYWHVDTSIVRLLDGSRVYLHAILDNFSRRILAWRLKDTFETGTTAELLKEAAKGLPENTVPSAVMDSGVENVNGAVNELVSDGTIQRILAQVDIVESNSMIEAWWRQLKHQWLYLNELDSANSLRKLIDFYVEQHNSVVPHFAFQGQTPDEMYLGNGAKVPVDLKEKRATARAARLAQNRALSCDLCRAKTSEPALVSIQNNTS; via the coding sequence ATCGGATTACGAGCGACGAAGCCAAATGAGTATTGGCATGTCGACACGTCCATCGTTCGATTGCTCGATGGCAGCCGCGTGTACCTTCACGCAATTCTCGACAACTTCTCGCGCCGCATTCTCGCATGGAGATTGAAGGACACCTTCGAAACAGGTACGACAGCGGAACTCCTCAAGGAAGCAGCCAAGGGACTCCCCGAAAACACAGTACCCTCTGCTGTCATGGATTCGGGCGTTGAAAACGTGAATGGCGCTGTAAATGAGCTTGTTTCTGATGGCACCATCCAGCGTATCCTTGCGCAGGTCGACATTGTCGAATCGAACAGCATGATCGAAGCTTGGTGGCGTCAGCTAAAGCATCAGTGGTTGTACTTAAACGAACTCGATAGCGCGAATTCGCTTCGCAAGCTCATTGATTTCTACGTGGAGCAGCACAACTCGGTTGTTCCCCATTTTGCTTTTCAAGGGCAGACACCCGACGAGATGTACCTTGGGAACGGAGCGAAAGTTCCGGTGGACCTTAAAGAGAAGCGAGCCACAGCAAGAGCTGCAAGGTTAGCACAAAATCGCGCTCTAAGCTGTGATTTATGCAGAGCAAAAACCAGCGAACCAGCACTTGTATCAATCCAAAACAACACAAGCTAA
- a CDS encoding RHS repeat domain-containing protein, with amino-acid sequence MRKNAGKTTVWISTWDSNKNKTSETIGGTMSNYGFTSAGTSYDDEDRLTGFARASGTFTQSWSLTSVGDWNSITTNGTAQNRTHGPTHELLTAGGQNVTTDVKGNITLLPTTLTTSGVAMAIGYDFDNKLKSADVDNNGSNDVTFQYDALGRRVARQGTSGSFVYVQHDQQTIADYGYGDAPSSPTHRYVYASYIDEPVVRKAAGTSGTIHYLHRNQQYSITAVTTSSGSVAERYAYTAYGQPTILDGSGAVLSSSAINNRYTYTGREWDATLGLYHFRARWMSSKSGRFLTRDPIGFRGKQNLLYGYVAAQVQSAVDPSGLHSALPIPNPTTPTVPVSPRPFPRIYVPPAAPSAGSTCRLVAGRSCIYITVFVAGEQCGELAAPYTTVPVCVKTVEWICDNGEGDPVPPRGSDAAPDPQPDPQPAPDPKPDPQPKRTCEDVFGPSVPICPAGGITSNRTEACRICNGGANWFPDNGRPSQREYFFPGAKHYNCRMSGSKKIGWGLVCGQCCDDSSGMPVVKEMCTCQFKGN; translated from the coding sequence ATGCGGAAAAACGCAGGGAAAACCACTGTTTGGATTTCTACTTGGGATTCGAACAAGAACAAAACATCGGAAACCATCGGTGGAACGATGAGCAATTACGGGTTTACTTCAGCAGGCACCAGTTACGACGACGAGGACCGCTTAACCGGCTTCGCCCGTGCCAGCGGAACGTTTACCCAATCGTGGAGTCTCACCAGTGTGGGTGACTGGAACAGCATCACCACCAATGGCACAGCGCAGAACCGCACCCATGGTCCTACCCACGAACTGCTCACCGCAGGGGGACAGAACGTCACGACGGATGTGAAGGGGAACATTACCCTGCTCCCCACGACGCTCACAACCAGTGGCGTGGCCATGGCAATTGGCTATGACTTCGACAACAAGCTCAAGAGCGCCGATGTGGATAACAACGGCTCGAACGATGTCACGTTCCAGTATGATGCACTGGGCAGACGCGTAGCGCGACAAGGAACCTCCGGCTCCTTCGTCTATGTGCAGCATGACCAGCAGACGATCGCCGATTATGGCTACGGGGATGCTCCTAGCTCTCCAACGCATCGTTATGTGTACGCTAGCTACATCGACGAACCGGTTGTCCGCAAAGCAGCTGGTACCAGTGGAACGATTCACTACCTACACAGAAACCAGCAGTACTCCATCACCGCAGTAACCACTTCCAGTGGCTCCGTAGCGGAACGTTACGCCTACACGGCCTATGGCCAACCAACGATCCTTGATGGTTCAGGCGCGGTTCTCTCGAGTTCCGCGATCAATAATCGCTATACCTACACGGGACGTGAATGGGATGCGACGTTAGGGCTGTATCACTTCCGGGCTAGGTGGATGAGCTCGAAAAGTGGCAGGTTCCTCACCAGAGACCCTATCGGGTTCAGGGGAAAACAAAACCTTCTATATGGCTACGTTGCTGCACAAGTTCAAAGTGCAGTTGATCCCAGTGGACTCCATTCCGCGCTGCCAATTCCAAACCCAACGACACCGACGGTTCCAGTGTCTCCAAGGCCATTTCCACGCATTTACGTTCCTCCTGCGGCACCTAGCGCAGGTTCCACCTGTAGGTTAGTGGCCGGGAGGAGTTGCATTTATATCACAGTGTTCGTAGCGGGTGAACAGTGTGGAGAACTCGCAGCGCCTTACACAACGGTTCCTGTTTGTGTTAAGACCGTGGAATGGATCTGCGACAACGGTGAAGGTGACCCGGTTCCTCCTCGAGGATCCGATGCAGCCCCAGATCCACAACCAGACCCACAACCTGCTCCCGATCCAAAGCCAGATCCACAGCCGAAAAGGACCTGCGAGGATGTATTCGGTCCGTCCGTGCCGATATGCCCTGCGGGCGGTATCACTTCCAATAGGACCGAAGCATGTAGGATATGCAACGGGGGCGCGAATTGGTTTCCGGACAACGGCCGACCGAGCCAACGCGAGTATTTTTTCCCAGGCGCAAAACACTACAATTGCAGAATGAGTGGTTCGAAAAAGATCGGATGGGGACTTGTTTGCGGTCAATGTTGTGACGATTCTTCTGGAATGCCAGTCGTGAAGGAGATGTGTACTTGCCAATTTAAAGGAAACTAA
- a CDS encoding tyrosine-type recombinase/integrase → MATSVPKKADRFPLFKHPRGYWCKTVLGKHRYFGRVSEDPDGKNALKRWLFEKDYLLAGLEPPSGDEEAITILYLCNKYIASKESELNAGEIGKPTFEGWKRLCQMVMATIPKSLPLDKVIPDHFEKLLHAIKTRYRSPNSRGQHLMGVRSLFNYAFDMGFISRPPTYCPGFNKPPAKVYRKHRAEAGDRSLTRVQVWKLLDAADVNMRVAILLGLQAGFSNIECALLPRSAIQDGWLVWPRAKTGIERKIPLWKETQAAIKKAIAAGPVDGERVIYRKNGKPFRTCQNIMYAFEVVAAKAGVECKFYDLRRTLQTVAENHIDNFDLPAIQAIMGHCVRRDDMSSNYRQNMKDERLIAVTDAVRKWLGTKPKGGAK, encoded by the coding sequence ATGGCTACAAGTGTACCAAAAAAGGCGGACCGTTTCCCACTTTTCAAGCATCCTCGGGGGTACTGGTGCAAAACCGTTCTCGGGAAGCATCGCTACTTCGGGAGAGTCTCCGAAGATCCAGACGGGAAGAACGCGTTAAAGCGTTGGTTGTTCGAGAAGGATTATCTACTTGCCGGATTGGAGCCTCCATCGGGTGATGAGGAAGCAATCACGATTCTCTACCTTTGCAACAAATACATTGCGAGCAAGGAATCGGAACTAAACGCCGGAGAGATTGGAAAGCCGACTTTCGAGGGTTGGAAGCGACTTTGCCAAATGGTGATGGCGACAATTCCAAAGTCGTTGCCGTTGGACAAGGTTATCCCCGACCACTTCGAGAAGTTGCTACATGCGATCAAAACGCGGTATCGATCGCCTAACAGCCGTGGACAGCATCTCATGGGGGTTCGGTCGCTTTTCAATTACGCGTTCGATATGGGGTTTATATCGCGTCCCCCGACCTATTGTCCTGGGTTCAACAAGCCACCCGCGAAGGTTTATCGAAAGCACCGCGCAGAAGCTGGCGACCGATCGCTAACACGCGTTCAGGTTTGGAAGCTACTTGATGCAGCCGACGTGAACATGCGGGTTGCAATCTTGCTTGGTTTGCAAGCTGGTTTTTCGAACATTGAATGCGCATTGTTGCCGCGATCCGCGATCCAAGACGGATGGCTAGTGTGGCCGCGAGCGAAAACGGGAATCGAACGAAAGATTCCACTTTGGAAGGAAACCCAAGCGGCGATCAAGAAAGCGATTGCAGCCGGTCCGGTCGATGGCGAACGCGTTATCTATCGCAAGAACGGGAAGCCGTTTCGAACATGCCAAAACATAATGTACGCGTTCGAAGTCGTTGCCGCGAAAGCTGGCGTTGAGTGCAAGTTTTACGACTTGCGGCGAACGCTTCAAACGGTCGCAGAGAACCATATCGATAACTTCGACTTGCCAGCAATCCAGGCGATTATGGGACATTGCGTTCGCAGGGATGACATGAGTTCCAACTACCGGCAAAACATGAAGGACGAACGGTTGATTGCCGTTACCGATGCGGTTCGGAAGTGGCTTGGCACAAAGCCGAAAGGCGGTGCAAAGTGA
- a CDS encoding helix-turn-helix domain-containing protein: protein MNLDTTFDRALTVAQAAEFLNTTEIAVLDLIKRQVVPASNIGKGSQRPRWRILASDLGKFLLSTRPAPLQPATPKRSRKTASVKNYF from the coding sequence ATGAATTTGGATACGACATTCGACCGAGCGTTAACGGTCGCACAGGCGGCGGAGTTCCTGAATACAACGGAAATTGCCGTACTGGATTTAATCAAGCGGCAGGTTGTACCCGCCAGCAATATCGGGAAGGGATCGCAGCGCCCACGTTGGCGCATTCTTGCAAGCGACCTCGGGAAGTTTCTGCTTAGCACCCGACCGGCACCACTTCAGCCGGCGACGCCAAAGCGATCACGCAAAACGGCAAGCGTGAAGAACTACTTCTAA
- a CDS encoding primase-helicase zinc-binding domain-containing protein: MIVDAIKQAAHGRWRSILALPLTRDDAGGQPCPKCGGEDRFHTDREFDDNGKVYCRGCLSKGSGDGISTFAWFNGIENKEAIKQLASELGVSVDRDNAPKRDLIEAVCIEKRMPVDAFKQFEPTLAKRGNREVVRVPVWNSKGEKHSYFDLWSNDKGKFARARAVVAPSGAAAMVFPTSLFPVASVTMI; this comes from the coding sequence ATGATTGTTGATGCAATCAAGCAAGCCGCGCATGGTCGATGGCGTTCGATTCTTGCGTTGCCGTTAACACGCGACGACGCGGGCGGACAGCCTTGTCCTAAATGCGGCGGTGAGGATCGATTTCATACCGATCGCGAGTTCGACGATAACGGCAAGGTTTATTGCCGGGGTTGTCTATCGAAAGGATCAGGCGACGGAATATCAACGTTCGCATGGTTCAACGGCATCGAGAACAAGGAAGCAATTAAGCAGCTAGCAAGCGAGCTTGGCGTTAGTGTCGATCGCGACAATGCACCTAAACGCGATTTAATCGAAGCGGTTTGCATCGAGAAGCGAATGCCGGTTGATGCGTTCAAGCAATTTGAACCGACCCTTGCAAAGCGAGGTAATCGGGAAGTTGTTCGGGTTCCGGTTTGGAACAGCAAAGGCGAGAAGCATTCCTACTTCGATTTGTGGTCGAATGACAAAGGAAAGTTTGCACGCGCGCGTGCGGTCGTAGCACCTTCTGGGGCTGCCGCGATGGTCTTTCCGACCAGCTTGTTTCCCGTTGCCAGCGTCACGATGATCTGA
- a CDS encoding integrase core domain-containing protein yields MVSFRNVYTSLLLVIAGSTDRELARQVNYLKAENQILRSRLPDRISLTEREKNRLIRFAKNLGSALNELATIVHPGTIRRWIREAAAKSKTRRKDKSGRPRTAKDIEKLILKLAKDNSWGYTRILGELKKLGIETVTRNTVKNILKRNGFESGPKRGPGTWDEFVTRHAKTLWQCDFFSKKIVSKAGLRDIFVLIFINVETRRVYISPSTYKPDEQWMVQQATTFIESTKAGGPKCKILMLDNDGKYSKLFMDAFERGKIKTQRTPIRSPNMVAFAERFVQTIKQECLDHFVVFGHKHMDLLCQEFKDYYHAERPHQGLENELVIDGTRTKKRTKSGTKQSETVSIPISGIRCKERLGGLLKSYSRKAA; encoded by the coding sequence ATGGTAAGCTTTCGCAACGTTTACACATCCCTCTTGCTCGTCATTGCCGGGTCAACGGACAGGGAACTCGCCCGCCAGGTCAACTACCTCAAGGCGGAGAACCAAATCCTCCGCAGTCGGCTTCCCGATCGAATTAGTCTAACTGAACGCGAGAAGAACCGCCTGATTCGTTTTGCCAAAAATCTTGGTTCGGCACTCAATGAGTTGGCCACGATTGTTCACCCCGGGACCATCCGTCGCTGGATTCGCGAAGCAGCAGCAAAATCCAAGACGCGCCGAAAAGACAAAAGCGGCCGTCCCCGGACTGCAAAGGATATCGAGAAGCTGATCCTTAAACTGGCCAAAGACAATTCCTGGGGCTACACCAGGATCCTTGGTGAACTCAAAAAACTGGGGATCGAAACGGTAACACGCAACACGGTCAAAAACATTCTCAAACGCAATGGCTTCGAGTCAGGCCCTAAGCGTGGACCGGGCACTTGGGACGAGTTCGTCACTCGCCATGCGAAAACTCTTTGGCAATGCGACTTCTTCTCGAAGAAGATCGTTTCGAAAGCTGGCCTTCGAGACATCTTTGTTTTGATCTTTATCAACGTTGAAACACGTCGCGTCTACATTTCGCCGTCGACATACAAGCCAGATGAGCAATGGATGGTTCAGCAAGCGACAACGTTTATCGAGTCGACAAAGGCGGGAGGTCCGAAATGCAAGATCCTGATGCTCGACAACGACGGAAAGTACTCCAAGTTGTTCATGGATGCATTTGAAAGGGGAAAAATCAAAACCCAACGAACTCCGATCCGATCCCCGAACATGGTCGCCTTTGCCGAACGATTCGTTCAAACGATCAAGCAAGAATGTCTCGACCATTTCGTCGTTTTTGGCCACAAACACATGGACCTACTGTGCCAAGAATTCAAAGACTACTATCACGCAGAACGGCCGCATCAGGGACTGGAGAACGAGCTTGTGATTGACGGTACCAGAACGAAGAAAAGAACGAAGTCCGGAACGAAGCAATCCGAAACCGTTTCAATTCCGATTTCTGGGATTCGTTGCAAAGAACGTCTCGGTGGACTGCTCAAGAGCTACAGCCGCAAAGCAGCGTAA
- a CDS encoding nucleotidyltransferase family protein — translation MTEQELLIDCLRRLNAAQIPYMIVGSMASNFWGVPRSTHDIDFVVEFQLSDVPKFMKAFEEQFFIQEHSVRAALRPPYQFNALDNRSALKVDFFSVAQDEYDRIRFERRLSIQLFGEKAFIARPEDVILYKLRWYCISPSDRQLSDSAGILAVSKSTIDFPYLEQWAERIGVASVLDKLLGDAQDAIA, via the coding sequence ATGACCGAACAAGAACTACTGATCGACTGTTTACGGAGGTTAAATGCGGCTCAAATTCCGTATATGATCGTCGGATCGATGGCGAGCAATTTCTGGGGAGTGCCTCGTTCTACTCACGACATCGATTTCGTCGTTGAATTTCAATTGTCAGATGTCCCGAAGTTCATGAAAGCTTTCGAAGAACAGTTCTTCATTCAAGAGCATAGCGTCAGAGCAGCTCTTCGACCTCCTTATCAATTCAACGCGCTCGATAATCGATCGGCCCTGAAGGTAGATTTTTTTTCGGTTGCTCAAGATGAGTACGATCGAATTCGGTTTGAAAGGCGGCTTTCCATTCAGTTGTTTGGCGAAAAAGCGTTTATTGCTCGCCCTGAGGATGTTATCCTCTACAAACTACGTTGGTATTGCATTTCACCGTCGGATCGCCAGCTTAGCGATTCGGCTGGTATTCTCGCAGTCTCAAAATCGACGATTGACTTTCCGTACCTCGAACAATGGGCAGAACGAATCGGTGTGGCCAGCGTTCTAGATAAATTGCTTGGCGATGCACAGGATGCGATTGCGTAG
- a CDS encoding sialidase family protein has translation MFKTALTALLMLLPAFVSGSEPFTIISGSGERSPKQPQACVDSRGVAHVTFGVGADVYYCRTGVDEKPSPLVAFQVPNMSLGMRRGPRIAHAGDAIVITAIGGPQGKGADGDVLAYRSLDGGKSWLGPVKVNDIEASAREGLHAMTASDDGTLWCVWLDLRAKRTQLFASKSIDQGASWSKNQLVYQSPDGSICECCHPSVATEGDSVHVLFRNSLKGNRDMYLVSSNNKGETFGLGERLGIQHWSLNACPMDGGMLAIAPNGEVVTAWRRGNTVFTSIGKAKSDTMLENGEQPWIASNPSGTYVVWLTKRDGQVRLAKLGTPNSTTIAENARDPIVAVGDGNESPVFVFWEQRAGDRVSIECQLVH, from the coding sequence ATGTTTAAGACTGCTTTGACAGCTCTTCTGATGTTGCTTCCCGCGTTCGTCTCTGGTTCCGAACCATTCACCATCATCTCGGGGAGCGGCGAGAGATCACCGAAACAACCCCAAGCGTGTGTTGACTCGAGGGGTGTCGCCCATGTCACATTCGGCGTTGGAGCTGACGTTTATTACTGCAGAACCGGAGTTGATGAAAAGCCCTCACCGCTCGTCGCCTTTCAGGTACCTAACATGTCTCTTGGAATGCGAAGAGGTCCTCGGATTGCTCATGCCGGCGACGCTATTGTCATCACTGCGATTGGAGGTCCGCAGGGCAAAGGTGCTGATGGAGACGTTTTGGCGTACCGCTCACTGGACGGCGGAAAGAGCTGGCTTGGCCCAGTGAAGGTCAACGACATTGAGGCCTCGGCGCGGGAGGGCCTGCACGCAATGACAGCCAGTGACGATGGAACATTGTGGTGCGTTTGGCTTGACCTTCGTGCGAAGCGGACTCAGCTCTTCGCATCTAAATCGATCGATCAAGGGGCCAGTTGGAGCAAGAATCAGTTGGTCTACCAATCTCCCGATGGAAGTATTTGTGAGTGCTGCCATCCATCGGTAGCGACCGAAGGCGATTCCGTGCATGTCTTGTTTCGAAACTCATTGAAGGGGAATCGTGATATGTATCTGGTTTCTTCAAACAATAAAGGCGAGACATTCGGCCTCGGAGAACGACTTGGAATCCAACATTGGAGCTTAAATGCTTGCCCAATGGACGGCGGCATGTTGGCGATCGCACCGAATGGCGAAGTTGTTACCGCTTGGCGTCGTGGCAACACTGTCTTCACGTCCATTGGAAAAGCCAAGTCGGATACCATGTTGGAAAACGGTGAACAACCTTGGATCGCAAGCAACCCGAGTGGGACTTATGTCGTTTGGCTCACCAAACGCGATGGCCAAGTTCGGCTGGCGAAGCTTGGAACTCCCAACTCGACAACTATTGCTGAAAACGCTCGAGATCCAATCGTCGCAGTTGGTGACGGCAATGAATCGCCAGTTTTCGTGTTTTGGGAGCAGCGAGCCGGCGACCGAGTATCTATCGAGTGCCAGTTAGTTCATTAG